AATTCAATATGTAACACTTGTAGGTTACCAGTAATAATTGGCACATTTTGCGAGGATTTTTCTAAAAATTTTTGCCAATGTGATTTTGGTTGCGAGTTTGGTTGCTCTTTAATCAATGCGGATAGTAGCGCTAATTCTTTTGCTTGAATCGCTGTTTTAGGGATTGCAAGAGTTTGTCCTTCAATAGTTAAATGATGATGAGTAGCAATCAGTGAATCGGGATTGTCAGGGTTGAGAATCGCACTGGGATATAATTGTTGGATTGTTTGAATCACTATAAAGCACCTCCTTGAAAATTTCACATTCTTAGTGTACCATATTTAACGTTGATTACCTAGTATAGTAGCTAGTATTTCGTGGTTTGAAAAACGTACGACTGCGGGACAGTAGCTTGATTCTTTAGAGAAATTTTAGTCCGTAGACGTAATGTTGAAGTGTGTTATTTTATTTCAAGATACCTAGCACAGGAGGAGACAATTGAATGCATTTATCAGAATCAGAAAGATTGAGACATGAAAAGTGGATGCGTGTGGCGTTAGCTCAAGCCGCCCTAGCTGAAAAACTAGGTGAAGTACCTATTGGTGCAGTCATTGTAAAAGATGAAAAAGTGATTGCTAAAGCATACAATTTGCGTGAATTATCCCATGTAGCAACGGCGCATGCAGAGTTATTGGCGATTAATGAAGCCAATCAATTGCAAGAAAAATGGCGCTTAGAAGGCGCAACATTATATGTTACGCTTGAACCGTGTCCGATGTGTGCAGGCGCTATTATTTTATCGCGTATTCAAACGGTGGTTTTTGGTGCAAGAGACCCTAAAGCAGGATGTGTGGGGAGTCTAATGAATATTGTAGAAGATACGCGTTTTAATCATAATGCTCAAGTGATTGAAGGTATTTTAGCAGAGGAATGCGGGCAGCGGTTGAGTCATTTTTTTAAAGCATTGCGAGAGAGACGTAAAAAAGAGAAAGTTATGCACAACTCTGTGGATAACTTGCAATAGTTGTGGATAACTAGTCAAGTGTTTGGCTAGGATTTGTGCCGGTATGTTCCATGATGAAATGGATGGTGCAAAAATTTCGCCCTATGTGTAAAATAATACTCGGAAATACCCAAATTCAATAAATCTCTTGCAAAAAAAAAGAAGAGAACCTTATTCTTAAAGTTATCAGCCCATAAGAAAGAAGAGGTTCTCTATGCAAGCAATTATAACTCAAATTCTATCGATTTTAAAGAAAAATGACTCATTATTTAGTTCAGAAGCAATGCTTAAACTATTTTTTGAAGAATTAACCGCAATACTAGCATTTTCAAAATACTTGTGCTAATATAGAGATGAGGCAATGATGGCGTCACGAATCGAGTCAGGACCGGAAGGTAGCAGCTATAAGTGACAAAGTCATGTGCCTTTTTTGTATGCAAATGTAAAAGGTGTTGATAGCTCCCTTTCGGAGGACACCAACATCAAATGTTATAGAAGCAAATAAAAGTAATCGTTCATTTCATGGAGTGAATGTACGTGCGTTGACTTGAATCATTGTAGTCGTGCTGTCGGTTTCAAGAGTAATGGTAGTCGGCGATAAATTCTACAAAACGATAATTTAAGTCTATGCTGTGATGTGATATAATGAAGTGACAAAACGATAGAGGAGGACAATATCTTGAGTTACCAAGCATTATACCGCGTCTGGCGGCCACAGTCATTTGATGAATTAGTTGGGCAACCGATGATTGCTGAAACATTAAAAAATGCCGTCAAACATGAGCAATTGAGTCACGCGTATTTGTTTACTGGACCTCGTGGTACAGGAAAAACAAGTGTGGCTAAAATTTTGGCGAAAGCGGTGAATTGTCCAAATCAAACGGATGGTAATCCATGCAATGAATGCGAGTTGTGTCGAGCGATTACTAGTGGTCAGTTGCCTGATGTGGTTGAAATTGATGCGGCGAGTAATAATGGGGTCGATGAAATTCGTGAATTGCGTGATAAGGTACGTTATGCCCCCACACAAGCGAAATATAAAGTCTATATCATTGACGAGGTACATATGTTGACGACGGGTGCTTTTAATGCGTTATTGAAGACATTGGAGGAACCACCGGCACATGTGCTATTTATTTTAGCAACGACAGAACCACATAAAATTCCGGCGACGATTTTATCGCGGACACAACGCTTTGATTTTCAACGAATTCATAATCATGACTTAATTGGACGGATGCAGTATATACTCGACCAACGGCAGGTGCCGGCAGAAGATGAGGCGCTAATGGTGATTGCAAGAGCTGCTAATGGCGGGATGCGTGATAGTTTAAGTTTGTTGGATCAAGCCTTATCGTATCAAGGCAATCGCTTAACATTAGCAGCAGCACTGGAAGTATCTGGTAGTGTCAATCATCAAGTTTATGTTAATTATATCGAAGATATTGCTCAAGCTGATGGTACAAAAGCGTTGATGATTGTCAAAGATGTTTTGCAATCAGGTAAACAAGCTAGTCGTTTTATTGAAGAGTTGATATTGTTTGCGCGTGATGTATTATTGTCGCACTACACGAAAAAGAATGATACATTGTTGAGTGATGAAGAATTGAATGATTTGAACCAAGCGGTTCCAGCAGCATTTTATTTTGAACTAATTCATGCACTCAATCACGCTCAGTCGCAAATGCGTTTTAGCAATCAACCGGATTTGTATTTAGAAGTCATCACGATTCAAATGGCACAAAATAAAGGGAATAATATTGTGCCAACGCCCGTAACGGGACCAAATGATGAGGTGTTATGGCAGCGGATTGAACAACTAGAGTCAAAAATAAAACAATTAGAAA
The genomic region above belongs to Aerococcaceae bacterium zg-1292 and contains:
- the tadA gene encoding tRNA adenosine(34) deaminase TadA, with the protein product MHLSESERLRHEKWMRVALAQAALAEKLGEVPIGAVIVKDEKVIAKAYNLRELSHVATAHAELLAINEANQLQEKWRLEGATLYVTLEPCPMCAGAIILSRIQTVVFGARDPKAGCVGSLMNIVEDTRFNHNAQVIEGILAEECGQRLSHFFKALRERRKKEKVMHNSVDNLQ
- the dnaX gene encoding DNA polymerase III subunit gamma/tau produces the protein MSYQALYRVWRPQSFDELVGQPMIAETLKNAVKHEQLSHAYLFTGPRGTGKTSVAKILAKAVNCPNQTDGNPCNECELCRAITSGQLPDVVEIDAASNNGVDEIRELRDKVRYAPTQAKYKVYIIDEVHMLTTGAFNALLKTLEEPPAHVLFILATTEPHKIPATILSRTQRFDFQRIHNHDLIGRMQYILDQRQVPAEDEALMVIARAANGGMRDSLSLLDQALSYQGNRLTLAAALEVSGSVNHQVYVNYIEDIAQADGTKALMIVKDVLQSGKQASRFIEELILFARDVLLSHYTKKNDTLLSDEELNDLNQAVPAAFYFELIHALNHAQSQMRFSNQPDLYLEVITIQMAQNKGNNIVPTPVTGPNDEVLWQRIEQLESKIKQLETRLAQSANTSAHSQSQSERVESSVSRKRPATVKRQYQQQTEAIYRVLDQATRAHIERLKQQWPTILANVTPQERAKFNGTYPLAAGAGVGLISFKNEAFCGIVQNDADLLQQIEALCAQYIQEPIHLEFIVDSEWHALRQDYKILREKNGGKPITSAKEVEKNKGTESLNEVSVTQQHTVEAETSANTSLEQDEVSAKPVESVADVMQRVKTVPDTAVMEEEETPEVIAKAIELFGENNVTILYDE